The nucleotide window AGTTGACCAACTCCACCTTGTTGAACTGGTGGACGCGGACGATCCCGCGGGTCTCCGTGCCGTGTTCGCCCGCCTCGCGCCGGAAGTTGGGGGTGTACGCCTGGTGTTTCACCGGGAGGTCGTCGTCCAACAGGATCTCGTCGGCGTACATGTTCGTCACCGGCACCTCGGCGGTCGGGCACAGCCACAGGTCGTCGTCGTCGTACGACTCGTGTTCGCCGCCGCCGACCCGGTAGGCGTCCTCGTTGAACTTCGGCAGTTGCCCGGTGCCCTGCATCGCGGCGCTGTTGACCGCGATCGGCGGGAACAGGTCCGTGTACCCCTGCTCGCGGTGCACGTCGAGCATGAACTGGATCAGGGCGTGTTCCAGGCGTGCGCCGGCACCCTTCGTGAAGTAGAAGCCACCGCCGGCCACCTTCGCTCCCCGTTGGAAGTCCAACACGTCCAACTCCTCGCCGAGGTCGTAGTGGGGGACCACGCCGTCGGGCACGTCCCTGTGGTCGTCGAACCCTTCGCGACGCCGCTCCACGTTGTCCCCCTCGTCGTCGCCGTCCGGCACTTCCTCGTCGGGGATCTGTGGCAGCCGGAGCAGCCCCGCCTCCAACTGTTCTTCCAGTTCGTCTGCGCGGTCTTCCACCTCTGCGAGCCGTTGTTTCAGCTCCTGTGACCGCTCGATGGCCTCTTCGGCTGCCTCCTCTCTCCCCTCGGCTTTCAGCTGGCCGATCTCGCTGGACACCTCGTTTCGCTCGTGGCGCAGGTCGTCACCCTCCGCCTTCAGCTCCCGCCACTCCTCGTCGATCTCCAACAGCCCGTCTAACTCCGTGTCGTCGCCGCGTCGATCCAACGCCGCGCGAACCGTCTCCGGCTCCTCGCGGAGGAACTGCCTCGAAATCATTTAAGTCACTCTGTGTCGCCCCCCGGCAAAACCGTGTCGCCTCCGTTCGGACCGTTGTCACGGACGAGAGCGACCGCCGGCACACGACAGCCGGCGCCGCGACCGGTTCCACCCGAAACGGAGGGGTTCGGGAGCGTGTCACACGGTCGACACGGGGACGCGCCGCCGCCGAGCCGC belongs to Halobaculum sp. MBLA0143 and includes:
- the serS gene encoding serine--tRNA ligase, whose amino-acid sequence is MISRQFLREEPETVRAALDRRGDDTELDGLLEIDEEWRELKAEGDDLRHERNEVSSEIGQLKAEGREEAAEEAIERSQELKQRLAEVEDRADELEEQLEAGLLRLPQIPDEEVPDGDDEGDNVERRREGFDDHRDVPDGVVPHYDLGEELDVLDFQRGAKVAGGGFYFTKGAGARLEHALIQFMLDVHREQGYTDLFPPIAVNSAAMQGTGQLPKFNEDAYRVGGGEHESYDDDDLWLCPTAEVPVTNMYADEILLDDDLPVKHQAYTPNFRREAGEHGTETRGIVRVHQFNKVELVNFTRPENSDERLWELLDEAEEVLRRLGLPYRVLDICTGDLGDKAARQLDLEVWAPADDTEEGPETGGRWLEVSSVSNFRDYQARRAGLRFRPERHESAEYLHTLNGSGVAVPRVLVAIMEYYQNDDGTITVPEELRPYLGGMERIEGSEKVGEAAVGAGEKE